A single Rhinolophus ferrumequinum isolate MPI-CBG mRhiFer1 chromosome 12, mRhiFer1_v1.p, whole genome shotgun sequence DNA region contains:
- the CDK9 gene encoding cyclin-dependent kinase 9, giving the protein MQRDAPPRAPAPAPRLPAPPIGAAASSGGGGGGGSGGGGGASAAPVPPGLPGTTSPRGPGGGRRAEEAGSAPRGRKWPWRRKWRGRGGAWSTAAGPGAGAAAAAAAGGGGGALEAAMAKQYDSVECPFCDEVTKYEKLAKIGQGTFGEVFKAKHRLTGQKVALKKVLMENEKEGFPITALREIKILQLLKHENVVNLIEICRTKASPYNRCKGSIYLVFDFCEHDLAGLLSNVLVKFTLSEIKRVMQMLLNGLYYIHRNKILHRDMKAANVLITRDGVLKLADFGLARAFSLAKNSQPNRYTNRVVTLWYRPPELLLGERDYGPPIDLWGAGCIMAEMWTRSPIMQGNTEQHQLALISQLCGSITPEVWPNVDKYELFEKLDLVKGQKRKVKDRLKAYVRDPYALDLIDKLLVLDPAQRIDSDDALNHDFFWSDPMPSDLKGMLSTHLTSMFEYLAPPRRKGSQITQQSTNQSRNPTTTNQTEFERVF; this is encoded by the exons ATGCAGCGGGACGCACCGCCCCGAGCCCCAGCCCCGGCGCCCCGGCTCCCCGCGCCCCCAATCGGGGCCGCCGCCAGCAGTGGCGGCGGCGGAGGTGGGGGCAGCGGTGGCGGCGGAGGCGCCTCTGCAGCTCCGGTTCCTCCTGGCCTCCCGGGAACTACAAGTCCCAGGGGGCctggcggcgggcggcgggcggaaGAGGCGGGGTCGGCGCCTCGAGGCCGGAAGTGGCCGTGGAGGCGGAAGTGGCGCGGCCGCGGAGGGGCCTGGAGCACGGCGGCGGGACCCGGAGCGggagcagcggcggcggcggcggctgggGGTGGCGGCGGCGCGCTAGAGGCGGCCATGGCAAAGCAGTACGACTCGGTGGAGTGCCCCTTTTGTGATGAGGTGACCAAATATGAGAAGCTCGCTAAGATCGGCCAAGGCACCTTTGG GGAGGTGTTTAAGGCAAAGCACCGCTTGACCGGCCAAAAAGTGGCTCTGAAGAAGGTACTGATGGAGAACGAGAAGGAGGGG TTCCCCATTACCGCCCTGCGGGAAATCAAGATCCTGCAGCTTCTAAAACATGAGAATGTGGTCAACTTGATTGAGATCTGTCGAACCAAAG CTTCCCCCTATAACCGCTGCAAAGGCAGTATATACCTGGTGTTTGACTTCTGCGAGCATGACCTTGCTGGGCTGCTGAGCAACGTCTTAGTCAAGTTCACACTGTCTGAGATCAAGAGGGTCATGCAGATGTTGCTCAATGGCCTCTACTACATCCACAGGAAcaag ATCCTGCACAGGGACATGAAGGCAGCTAACGTGCTCATCACCCGAGACGGGGTCCTGAAACTGGCAGACTTTGGACTGGCCCGGGCCTTCAGTCTCGCCAAGAACAGTCAGCCTAACCGCTATACTAACCGTGTGGTGACGCTCTGGTACCGGCCCCCAGAGCTGTTGCTCG GGGAGCGGGACTACGGCCCCCCCATTGACCTGTGGGGTGCTGGGTGCATCATGGCGGAGATGTGGACCCGCAGCCCTATCATGCAGGGCAACACGGAGCAGCATCAGCTCGCCCTCATCAGCCAGCTCTGTGGCTCCATCACCCCTGAG GTGTGGCCAAATGTGGACAAGTACGAGCTGTTTGAGAAACTGGACCTGGTAAAGGGCCAGAAGCGGAAGGTGAAGGACAGGCTGAAGGCCTACGTGCGTGACCCCTACGCCCTGGACCTCATCGACAAGCTGCTGGTGCTGGATCCCGCACAGCGCATTGACAGCGACGACGCCCTCAACCACGACTTCTTCTGGTCTGACCCCATGCCCTCGGACCTCAAGGGCATGCTGTCCACCCACCTGACATCCATGTTCGAATACCTGGCGCCGCCACGCCGGAAGGGCAGCCAGATCACCCAGCAGTCCACCAACCAGAGCCGAAACCCCACCACGACCAACCAGACGGAGTTCGAGCGCGTCTTCTGA